A genomic region of Prevotella scopos JCM 17725 contains the following coding sequences:
- a CDS encoding DUF4133 domain-containing protein — protein sequence MAAFEINKGVGRTVEFKGLKAQYLFLFAGGLLAVFILVVILYLCGVSQITCLVIGVVGASLVVWQTFTMNRKYGQYGLMKKGAVRMHPRYLVNRRTVCHLIRNLQPKKAKK from the coding sequence ATGGCTGCATTTGAAATCAACAAAGGTGTAGGCCGGACGGTAGAGTTCAAGGGCTTAAAGGCACAGTATCTCTTCCTCTTTGCAGGAGGGCTGCTGGCAGTCTTCATTCTTGTGGTCATTCTCTATCTCTGTGGAGTCAGCCAAATTACCTGTCTGGTCATAGGCGTAGTGGGTGCCAGCCTTGTGGTATGGCAAACGTTCACCATGAATAGAAAGTACGGGCAATATGGGCTGATGAAGAAAGGAGCAGTGCGTATGCATCCACGCTACCTTGTAAACCGCCGTACGGTCTGCCACCTTATTCGTAACCTTCAACCAAAGAAAGCGAAGAAATGA
- a CDS encoding DUF4134 domain-containing protein yields MMLLLMTATIGAYAQGNGIAGINEATKMVTSYFDPGTKLIYAVGAVVGLIGGIKVYNKFSSGDPDTSKTAASWFGACIFLIVAATILRSFFL; encoded by the coding sequence ATGATGCTCCTGCTGATGACTGCCACCATAGGGGCATACGCACAAGGCAACGGCATTGCCGGAATCAATGAAGCAACGAAAATGGTAACCTCCTACTTCGATCCCGGCACGAAACTCATTTATGCCGTAGGGGCGGTAGTGGGGTTGATTGGAGGCATTAAAGTGTACAACAAGTTCTCAAGTGGTGACCCCGATACGAGCAAGACCGCAGCCTCTTGGTTCGGTGCATGTATCTTCCTCATTGTGGCTGCCACTATCTTGAGAAGTTTCTTCCTGTAA
- a CDS encoding DUF3408 domain-containing protein, with product MATIEERKQQLEKKLKKMAEDNVVVKPVTIPNSFDPSEETESSPATSGEEDNNLEETKETKTAKEKPVDEIEKEETGNTEQKRERKPRMEKPGVSSLSIEDYRSLYFHPVRSQMRTAFSINLETLQNLRNVLQDLGERVSIAAYIDNILREHLREHLELLNSAAAKQRRKTTITL from the coding sequence ATGGCAACGATTGAGGAAAGAAAGCAGCAACTGGAAAAGAAGCTGAAGAAAATGGCAGAGGACAATGTCGTGGTAAAACCTGTCACGATACCAAACTCCTTCGACCCTTCCGAGGAAACTGAGTCCTCCCCTGCAACATCAGGGGAGGAAGACAATAATTTAGAAGAGACGAAAGAAACGAAAACAGCAAAAGAAAAACCGGTAGATGAAATAGAAAAAGAGGAAACGGGGAACACGGAACAGAAACGGGAAAGGAAACCGAGAATGGAAAAGCCCGGCGTGTCCTCCCTTTCCATAGAGGACTACCGTTCCCTGTACTTTCATCCCGTCCGCTCCCAAATGCGGACAGCCTTTTCCATTAATCTGGAAACGCTACAGAACCTGCGCAACGTGTTGCAGGACTTGGGGGAGCGTGTTTCCATAGCCGCATATATAGACAACATTCTTAGGGAACACCTGCGTGAACATTTGGAATTGCTCAACAGTGCGGCAGCAAAACAAAGACGCAAGACAACAATAACACTATGA
- a CDS encoding division plane positioning ATPase MipZ, which translates to MENKEQRPLFLGFSSQKGGVGKSTLAEIVSSILYYEQGINLFVMDCDLSQDSFYKLREREKSIVQESEELSKSMQEYFHHLGKKAYRIYKSAPKEAVRTARSKIDGISNEKYQLVIFDFPGHAGTTELMELSLQMDYILSPIEADIQSLVSCLAYAKTITEIGVSMSDSRIKDIILFWNKVDRRVRNIIIDEYTKLIHEYELTLLPGYVYATHRFSHELSTYGLRGVFRSTYQPPARGLRTGTGLDELVNEIIQRLKLKTKTENGND; encoded by the coding sequence ATGGAGAACAAAGAACAACGCCCCCTTTTTCTGGGCTTCTCTTCCCAAAAGGGAGGAGTGGGAAAAAGTACTCTTGCCGAAATCGTAAGCAGCATATTGTACTACGAACAAGGCATCAACCTCTTCGTGATGGACTGCGACCTGTCGCAAGACTCTTTCTACAAACTGAGGGAACGTGAGAAAAGTATCGTTCAGGAGAGCGAAGAGCTTTCCAAATCCATGCAGGAGTACTTTCATCATCTCGGCAAAAAAGCATACAGAATTTACAAGTCTGCACCCAAGGAAGCCGTCAGGACTGCACGAAGTAAAATCGACGGTATCAGCAACGAGAAGTACCAGTTGGTTATATTTGATTTCCCGGGACATGCTGGAACAACCGAACTGATGGAACTGTCCCTTCAGATGGACTATATCCTTTCTCCGATTGAAGCTGATATTCAGTCGCTGGTTTCATGTCTGGCATACGCCAAGACTATCACGGAGATTGGAGTTTCGATGTCCGACTCTCGGATAAAGGACATTATCCTGTTCTGGAACAAGGTGGACAGAAGAGTAAGGAACATCATCATCGACGAATATACAAAGCTCATCCATGAATACGAACTCACGCTCCTGCCCGGCTATGTATATGCCACGCACCGCTTCTCTCACGAACTTTCCACATACGGACTGCGCGGAGTGTTCCGCTCTACCTATCAGCCCCCTGCAAGGGGATTACGAACGGGTACGGGGCTGGACGAACTCGTCAATGAGATAATTCAACGTCTCAAACTAAAAACGAAAACAGAAAATGGCAACGATTGA
- the mobB gene encoding conjugal transfer protein MobB yields the protein MIAKISSTENLGGALGYNFKKVEKGEASILLAAELYQSKEGRYTMEDVLADMEALIPKNCRTKKTVFHCSLNPHPDEKLSDERLTQIAKEYMEALGYSNQPYIVFKHNDIPREHIHIVSLRVDSRGQKINDKFEKRRSKKITDALERKFSLIPSSKVTDKAMKETPKIDTTQRNIKEQMSNVVRMVLKHYRFCSLGELNAILSKYNLAVEEVKTEFRGKKYDGLVYVPTDDKGGKISTPINASDIGRGVGYTAVLNKMQKSKQAVKPLVPTIRGKVLQTMRTSPQTEEELWQRLEEQSLRVFIRKNESGRIYGITFIDDKEGVALNGSRLGKGYAANIFNGYFSNPTDNPFLDETLYGSPSVHLDQSATVHPSQLNTEESDNLVDELIEDMADGSFLSTGNDDWKEAAWQRKLRRQNKVNLRRRKR from the coding sequence ATGATAGCGAAGATTTCAAGTACGGAAAACCTTGGAGGGGCATTGGGCTACAACTTCAAAAAGGTGGAGAAAGGGGAAGCAAGCATTCTCCTTGCCGCTGAATTGTATCAGAGCAAGGAAGGACGTTATACGATGGAGGATGTGCTTGCTGATATGGAGGCATTGATACCGAAGAACTGCCGTACCAAGAAAACGGTGTTCCACTGTTCGCTCAATCCGCACCCGGACGAGAAACTATCCGATGAAAGGCTCACACAGATAGCCAAGGAGTATATGGAGGCACTGGGTTATAGCAACCAGCCTTATATCGTGTTCAAACATAATGACATTCCCCGTGAGCATATCCACATCGTGTCGCTTCGGGTGGACAGTCGTGGTCAGAAGATTAATGATAAGTTTGAGAAACGGCGGAGCAAGAAGATTACCGATGCCTTGGAGAGGAAATTTAGTCTCATTCCAAGTTCAAAAGTTACTGACAAGGCGATGAAAGAAACGCCCAAGATTGATACCACCCAAAGAAATATCAAGGAGCAGATGTCAAATGTTGTCCGCATGGTTCTGAAGCATTATCGCTTCTGTTCCTTGGGCGAGCTCAATGCCATTTTGAGCAAATATAACCTTGCCGTAGAAGAAGTAAAGACGGAGTTTCGGGGAAAGAAATACGATGGACTGGTCTATGTTCCAACTGATGATAAGGGAGGCAAAATAAGTACACCCATCAACGCATCGGACATCGGTCGTGGTGTGGGCTATACTGCCGTGCTGAACAAGATGCAGAAATCCAAACAAGCCGTCAAGCCGTTGGTGCCGACTATAAGAGGTAAGGTGTTACAAACAATGCGTACCTCTCCCCAGACGGAGGAAGAACTTTGGCAACGATTGGAGGAACAGAGTTTGCGTGTGTTTATCCGAAAGAACGAAAGCGGGCGCATCTATGGCATCACGTTCATTGACGACAAGGAGGGCGTTGCGCTCAATGGCTCACGCTTGGGCAAGGGATATGCTGCCAATATATTCAATGGTTATTTCTCCAATCCAACGGACAACCCATTCTTGGACGAAACGCTGTACGGCAGTCCGTCTGTCCATTTGGATCAATCTGCAACCGTTCACCCTTCGCAGCTAAATACGGAGGAAAGCGACAACCTTGTCGATGAACTTATCGAGGATATGGCAGATGGTTCTTTCCTGTCTACGGGCAACGATGATTGGAAGGAGGCGGCGTGGCAGCGTAAACTCCGCAGGCAAAACAAAGTCAATCTCAGGCGGAGGAAAAGATAG
- the mobC gene encoding conjugal transfer protein MobC yields the protein MAQEDDLRALGKVMDFMRGISVIFLLINCYWFCYEAFHVWGFTLGIIDKILMNFQRTTDLFSSILWTKLFCVVFLALSCLGTKGVKEEKITWSKIWTVLFSGFAFFFLNWWLLVLPIGKVGAATLYIFTLSVGYICLLMGGVWMSRLLKNNLMDDVFNTENESFMQETRLMENEYSVNLPTRFYYKKKWNKGWINVVNPFRASMVLGTPGSGKSYAIVNNYIKQQIEKGFAMYIYDYKFPDLSEIAYNHLLHHLDAYKVKPQFFVINFDDPRRSHRCNPINPAFMTDISDAYESAYTIMLNLNRSWIQKQGDFFVESPIILLAAIIWFLKIYEDGKYCTFPHAIEFLNRPYAQIFPILTSYDELANYLSPFMDAWEGGAQDQLQGQIASAKIPLSRMISPALYWVMTGDDFSLDINNPNEPKVLVVGNNPDRQNIYSAALGLYNSRIVKLINKKKQLKSSVIIDELPTIYFRGLDNLIATARSNKVAVCLGFQDFSQLTRDYGDKESKVIQNTVGNVFSGQVVGETAKTLSERFGKVLQQRQSMTINRNDKSTSISTQMDSLIPASKISNLTQGMFVGAVSDNFDERIDQKIFHAEIVVDSAKVSAEMKAYQPIPVIVDFTNKDGSDNLKETIEANYRKVKEEILSLVDSEIMRIKNDPKLAHLIKM from the coding sequence ATGGCACAAGAAGATGATTTAAGAGCATTGGGTAAGGTTATGGACTTTATGAGGGGCATATCCGTGATATTCCTCCTCATTAACTGTTATTGGTTCTGTTACGAGGCATTTCATGTCTGGGGGTTTACGCTTGGCATCATTGATAAAATTCTAATGAACTTCCAGCGCACCACGGACTTGTTTTCATCCATCCTCTGGACGAAACTATTTTGTGTAGTATTTCTTGCTCTCTCATGTTTGGGAACGAAAGGTGTGAAGGAGGAGAAAATAACATGGTCAAAGATTTGGACGGTACTTTTCTCTGGCTTTGCCTTTTTCTTTCTCAACTGGTGGCTGTTGGTATTGCCCATTGGAAAAGTCGGAGCAGCTACTCTATATATCTTCACACTGTCCGTGGGTTATATCTGCCTGCTGATGGGTGGCGTATGGATGAGCCGACTGCTCAAAAATAACTTGATGGACGATGTATTCAACACAGAAAACGAGAGTTTCATGCAGGAAACACGTTTAATGGAAAATGAATACTCGGTAAACCTTCCTACACGATTCTACTATAAGAAGAAATGGAACAAGGGTTGGATTAACGTGGTCAATCCCTTCCGTGCCTCAATGGTGCTTGGAACACCAGGGTCGGGTAAGTCCTACGCTATCGTGAACAACTACATCAAGCAGCAGATAGAAAAAGGCTTTGCTATGTATATCTATGATTATAAGTTCCCTGACCTTTCAGAGATAGCCTATAATCACCTGCTCCATCATTTGGATGCCTATAAGGTAAAGCCGCAATTCTTTGTGATTAACTTTGACGACCCTCGAAGAAGCCACCGTTGCAATCCCATCAATCCAGCCTTTATGACGGATATATCGGATGCCTATGAGAGTGCCTATACGATCATGCTCAATCTCAACCGCTCGTGGATTCAGAAACAGGGAGACTTCTTCGTGGAGTCGCCGATTATCTTGCTGGCTGCCATCATCTGGTTTCTGAAAATCTATGAGGACGGGAAGTATTGCACCTTTCCTCATGCCATTGAGTTCCTGAACCGTCCCTACGCACAGATATTTCCGATACTCACTTCCTACGATGAGCTTGCCAACTACCTATCTCCTTTTATGGATGCTTGGGAGGGTGGAGCGCAGGACCAGTTGCAGGGACAGATTGCCAGTGCCAAGATACCGCTTTCACGCATGATTTCACCTGCTCTTTATTGGGTGATGACGGGTGATGATTTCTCACTTGACATCAATAACCCTAATGAGCCGAAAGTCCTTGTAGTTGGTAATAATCCCGACCGTCAGAATATCTATTCGGCAGCACTCGGTTTGTATAACAGTCGTATTGTGAAGCTCATCAACAAGAAGAAGCAACTCAAATCCTCAGTGATTATCGATGAGTTGCCAACCATCTACTTTCGTGGGCTTGACAACCTCATTGCTACTGCACGAAGCAATAAAGTTGCCGTATGTTTGGGCTTTCAGGACTTCTCACAACTTACCCGTGATTATGGAGACAAGGAGAGCAAGGTAATACAGAACACTGTAGGTAACGTGTTCTCTGGACAAGTGGTAGGAGAAACAGCTAAGACACTTTCTGAGCGGTTTGGAAAGGTGCTCCAGCAACGCCAATCCATGACCATCAACCGTAATGACAAATCCACCTCTATCTCCACACAGATGGACAGTCTTATCCCTGCTAGCAAGATTTCTAACCTCACACAAGGAATGTTTGTGGGTGCTGTTTCCGATAATTTCGATGAACGCATCGACCAAAAGATTTTCCATGCAGAGATAGTAGTTGATAGTGCAAAGGTTTCTGCTGAGATGAAAGCCTATCAGCCCATACCTGTGATAGTAGACTTTACAAATAAAGATGGCTCCGATAATCTCAAAGAGACCATCGAAGCTAACTATCGCAAAGTCAAGGAAGAAATTCTCTCGTTAGTTGATTCAGAGATTATGCGTATTAAGAATGATCCGAAGCTTGCTCATTTAATCAAAATGTAA